A window of the Macaca nemestrina isolate mMacNem1 chromosome X, mMacNem.hap1, whole genome shotgun sequence genome harbors these coding sequences:
- the LOC105464383 gene encoding probable G-protein coupled receptor 174: protein MPANYTCTGPDGDNTDFRYFIYAVTYTVILVPGLIGNILALWVFYGYMKETKRAVIFMINLAIADLLQVLSLPLRIFYYLNHDWPFGPGLCMFCFYLKYVNMYASIYFLVCISVRRFWFLMYPFRFHDCKQKYDLYISIAGWLIICLACVLFPLLRTSDDTPGNRTKCFVDLPTRNVNLAQSVVMMTIGELIGFVTPLLIVLYCTWKTVLSLQDKYPMAQDLGEKQKALKMILTCAGVFLICFAPYHFSFPLDFLVKSNEIKSCLARRVILIFHSVALCLASLNSCLDPVIYYFSTNEFRRRLSRQDLHDSIQLHAKSFVSNHTASTVTTELC, encoded by the coding sequence ATGCCTGCTAATTACACATGTACCGGGCCAGATGGAGACAATACAGATTTTCGTTACTTTATTTATGCAGTGACATACACTGTCATTCTTGTGCCAGGTCTCATAGGGAATATATTAGCCCTGTGGGTATTCTATGGTtatatgaaagaaacaaaacGAGCTGTGATATTTATGATAAACTTAGCCATTGCTGACTTACTACAAGTTCTTTCCTTGCCACTGAGGATCTTTTACTACTTGAATCATGACTGGCCATTTGGGCCTGGTCTCTGCATGTTCTGTTTCTACCTGAAGTATGTCAACATGTATGCAAGCATCTACTTCTTGGTCTGCATCAGTGTGCGACGATTTTGGTTTCTCATGTATCCCTTTCGCTTCCATGACTGCAAACAGAAATATGACCTGTACATCAGCATTGCTGGCTGGCTGATCATCTGCCTTGCATGTGTACTCTTCCCACTCCTCAGAACCAGTGATGATACCCCTGGCAATAGGACCAAATGCTTTGTGGATCTTCCTACCAGGAATGTCAACCTGGCCCAGTCCGTTGTTATGATGACCATTGGCGAGTTGATTGGGTTTGTAACTCCGCTTCTGATTGTCCTGTATTGTACCTGGAAGACGGTTTTATCACTGCAAGATAAATATCCCATGGCCCAAGATCttggagagaaacagaaagcctTGAAGATGATTCTAACCTGTGCGGGGGTATTCCTAATTTGCTTTGCACCTTATCATTTCAGTTTTCCTTTAGATTTCCTGGTGAAGTCCAATGAAATTAAAAGCTGCCTAGCCAGAAGGGTGATTCTAATATTTCATTCTGTGGCATTGTGTCTTGCTAGTCTGAATTCGTGTCTTGACCCAGTCATATACTACTTTTCCACTAATGAGTTCCGAAGACGGCTTTCAAGACAAGATTTGCATGACAGCATCCAACTCCATGCAAAATCCTTTGTGAGTAACCATACAGCTTCCACTGTGACAACTGAATTATGCTAA